AGTACTAACACCTTTTTCAAAAGGCGGACTACAATTGAAAAACCATGTGGTCATGGCCCCGATGACTCGCAGCCGAGCCCTGAACAATCTCCCAAATGCCCTCATGGCCACCTATTATAAGCAGCGTTCCGAAGCCGGCCTGATCATTACCGAAGGGACTTCACCCAGTCCGGAGGGTTTGGGTTATTCACGCATTCCGGGTATTTTTTCCGAGGCACAGGTAGAGGGCTGGCGGGCGGTAACCCGGGGCGTCCACGAAGGGGGATCTAAGATCTTTCTACAGTTAATGCATACCGGAAGGATCGCCCATATCGCTAATCTACCGGAAGGCTATCAGCCCGTGGGCCTTTCGACGATTCAGGCGGTTGGCGAAATCTTTACTGATGCAGAGGGCATGCAGGAATATTCCGTACCCGTAGCTCTGGATATAGCGGGCATCAACCGCGTAATACATGACTTCGTAAAAGCTGCACAAAATGCCATCCAGGCGGGTTTTGACGGAGTTGAATTGCACGGTGCTAATGGCTATCTGTTGGAACAATCGCTACATCCTCAAGTCAATAACCGTACGGATGCGTATGGGGGAAGTATCGAAAACCGCAGCCGTTTGACTCTAGAGATTGCCGAAAAGATTGTGGCTGCCATTGGTCCGGAGAAGGTAGGTATACGCATCTCTCCGTACTCTCAGTTAAGTGACATGCCTCCTTACGACGAATTCGAAGTACACCAAACCTACGCGTACCTGAGTAGTGAATTGAATCGCTTGGACATTGCGTACATCCACGTTTCCGATAATCCCGCCATACCTCAAAAAACGCACCAGGCAATCCGAGAGGCCTTTTCCAATACGCTATTTATTGTAACGGATTAACCCCTGAAACCGCAGAGGCGAAAGTACAGGAAGGTTCGGCCGACCTGGTAGCCTTTGGCAGAAACTTCCTGTCCAACCCAGATTTCCTAAGCCGAATAGAATTAAACGCTCCCCTCAATGAAGTAGACTATATGACTTTATACACGCCGGGAGAACAAGGGTACACGGATTATCCAGTGTTCAAATCAGTATCATAGCCAGACTACCGCTCGGGTTTACATCGTCCATGCATAAACTTGATCAAAATCAACACTTAATAACTATTGCTAGAAGAAACAAACCTCTCCCGCATGTCAGCCGCGGAACGACCTATGATAGCCGCAAAGCGTTAGCCTAGAGCAGGCCATCGTTAGGCGTGGAATGCCACCGCATGGAAGGCTGACACGCTGTATCTAAAGGGCGAAACTCGGTCTCTTGAAGGCGACCTAATGAAACAACCTATTCGTACAACACTATTCTAACATAAGTACTATCAAACTATCATCATGAAAAAAGTAACCTACAACCATTTTGGCGATGAAAGCGTGCTTGAACTGGTAGAGCAAGCGGTGCCAAGTATTGAAAACAATCAATTGTTGATCCGGGTAAAAGCGGTTTCGATAAATCCGCTGGACTGGAAGGTGTACGGGGGAGAAATGAAATTGATGTCGGGTACCCGTTTCCCTAAATCAGTAGGTGTCGATTTCTCGGGAATTGTCGAACAAGCGGGTAGTGCCACTACTCGCTTCAAGGTGGGAGAAGCCGTCATGGGTTTACTGGACGTATTTAAAGGCGGAGCGTTAGCCGATTACATCGTCGTTAAAGAGACAGATATTGCTCTAAAACCGGCTTCTATCTCGTTCGAGCAAGCCGCTGCTTTGCCCGTAACTGGATTGTCCGCCCTGCAAATCATGGATCAGTTAGCCGGGGTAAGGCCGAAACAAGAAGTATTAATTAACGGTGCCAGCGGTGGAATCGGCGTATTTGCCGTACAGATTGCCAAAAAACGCGGGGCCCGTGTCACGGCCGTGGTAAGCACCGATGCCGTTACCGCAGCTACCCAATGGGGAGCGGATAAGGTCATCGACTATACAAAACAATCGATCAACCAGCTCACGCAACGCTTCGACGTCTTTATTGATCTATCCACTAAGCTATCCTTGAGCGAGGCCAAACCCTTGATGAAGCCTAAAGGGGCTTTCGTCAGTACGCTACCTTCGCCTATGACGCTTTTGTCCTCGTTTGTGAACAATCTCATTTCCGGTAAAAAGCATAAGATCTTGATTTTGAAACCAACGGTGGAAGGATTCAAAGCATTAGCGGATCTAGCCGAAGCAGGACTTCAGATTGAACTGGCGAAGACGTACGCCCTGAGTAACGTCAGAGAAGCCTACAAAGAAGCCCGTCACCAGAAGCGTATGGGCAAGTCAGTCATTGTTTTGGATTGATGCTTCACCAAGTCATTAAATCATTATTCCTCTAAAAGTCAGTTAGGTGAGGAGCCGTCAGCATCAAGTTTCTGCTGACGATCCGGCTATTTTACCGTAAGGGTTTCTTTCTGCGTTTTTCCCTGGGAATCGGTTAATTCCAGTACAAAGGATCCTCGGGGTAAGATGAGTGATTGTTGAGCAGGATTCTGGAGTTCGATCTGATCCACCGGCACACTGTTCTCCTCACCGGGATAGTAGGCTTTGACCAGGCAGGGAAAAGCGACCTGAAACCGAAGTTTTTTCAAGCTGACTTCCTTCCAGGATCCATTTCTGAGTAGCCAGCGGGGCCTTCCATGTACGAACTGACTCCGGGGATGTATCACCTGTAGGTCTGTTACCTCACGTTCCCCATCCAAACGGATCGGATGACCCTGTTTATCCAGTACAATCGCTGCGTAGGTTAGCGTACCCGGATTGTAGTAAGCAGATTCGTAAGCTGGCTCACTGTGTTCACTGAGTTCCTGCTGCTCAATGGTCAGAGGGTCCAGTCCCGACAAGGCTTTTAGCTCGCCTGCCATGGCTTTTCCCCAGCTCGGGTAAGGGCCTTCGACGACATGAGCAAATCCACAATGAATAAGTATTTTAGCAGTTGGGTCTTTCTGTAGAACTTGGTAAATGTTCCGAGCCTGCCCTTTTTCCCGAACGCTGCCACTACCATCCCCTTCATACCCGAACACGCGAAAACCTAATTTTAAGGCTTTGCGAATCAAGTTTCCAAATTGCGGTTCTCTTGAGTAATAACCGTCCTTCACCAGTGGCCACTTGCGTAGATTGATAAGGGAGTCTTCGGCCAGCGTTTCCAGACCCAAATACCGAAAACCCTGGGCATACAAACCCTCCAGTAACGATTCAGTAAAGACGCGGTGCAAGGGCTGGTGATGGGCTTCATTGATGATGACGAGCTTTTTTCCCCGGCTCTGCTTTACTATGTACGCGGTAGCTGGAGTAAAGACCCTATTGGGAGGGAAGGGGGATTTTTGAGTCAACGAATCAGCTGGAAGATGATAGTCAAAGGCAGACAGAGACTTCTTGTATTCTCCGATAAAGGAGTAATGCCAGGCAGCCATATCCAAGCTTAGCTCCGAACTATCACTGAGCGTAGCCTGAATTTGCTGGTTATTTAAATAGTCGTTTTTGGACTGAGCCTGTACGGCGGGTTGGGTAAATAAGCGAATCAGTAGGCAGGTCCAGGCATAAAGCGTATAATTCATAGTTGGCAAGGTTTAAGATATTACTTGCCGGCTAAAGTAAGACAAATAACTAAAAAATTAGTTATTTAATAAATAGAATAATGAATGAGATTGGGATTTGTAGATAAGGAAACACCCTCTCGTTGACGTTTCAACTTGGGGAGCACATCAAGTAAATCGTATACGACTCAGAGGTATAAATGCCTCGGTGAAGGAGTAAGCCTCTTCCTGAATTGAATCCTGTAATTGGTGAGAAAATATTTGTTTTCGAGGAGTTTGGAAACGATCATCGGCCGTTTTTGTTTACTAAGGATTCGCGTATGCCCTAAGTCTTTCTTCGCCTAGTTTATTCCATACCTTTTAGAAGAACATTTCACTTTCCTTTAGGAAAGTACTATACAAAAGAAAGCATACGTGTATACATTTACAGGCTCATGCTTCCGAGAAGCTAACGTCTTACCGGAGAAGATCCTGAGTACCCATTCAATGACACGAAGCCATGCTCAATAATCAAACAATAGCCTATTCCCTTTTAGAACTGGCCCTTGCTCCTCAGGGGGGCACACTTAAGGAAACCCTGAACAATTCGTTAGCCTTAGCTAAAGAAGCGGAGGCCTTAAACTATACCCGCTACTGGTTTGCTGAGCACCACAATGCGGACCACATCGGTAGCAATGCTCCTGCCATCCTGATTGGTTACGTAGCCGAAAATACGCGTACGTTGCGAGTCGGTTCGGGGGGGATTATGCTTCCTAATCATTCGCCTTTGATTGTGGCCGAACAGTTTGGTACCCTGGCTCAGCTGTACCCTAATCGTATTGATCTGGGTTTGGGCCGAGCCCCGGGTACGGATGGACAAACGGCTCATGCCATTCGATCTGATTTCATGGAGGCAGCCCAGTCATTTCCCCAGGAAGTAGCGAAAATACAAGCGTACTTTTCCCGAGAAAACCAAGGTTCGAAGGTACGGGCTCCCATTGCGGAAGGTACCGAGGTGCCCTTGTATATTTTGGGTTCCAGCACGGATAGTGCTCATTTGGCTGCGAAAAAAGGATTGCCGTACGCGTTTGCCAGTCACTTTGCTTCGACGCATTTGTTGAATGCCTTAGCGATCTACCGCCGGGAATTTCAACCTTCTCCGTTTTTAAGTCAACCGTATACGATTGCTGGCGTCAACATATTGATTGCCGATACGGATGAAGAGGCAGAGAAATTATTCACGACCCTCATCCGCATGTTTCTTGGCGTATTAACGGGAGCAAAGGATGCTTTACAACCGCCGACTGAGATGACGGACGAGTTGAGACAAATCCTGAAACATCCTACGTTGCATCAAATGCTGAAGTATTCTTTCGTGGGTAGTAAGGCAACAGTGAAAAGGCAGCTTGAGGCATTTTTAGCCGAAACACAGGTCAATGAGCTGATTGCCGTATCCACTACGTATGCTTTTGAAGACCGAATAAAATCAATCCGGGGTTTTGCCGAAGTGATGAAGGAAATCAATGAAAAGAAAAAGATGGAAAGTGATGTAGTACTGGCTTCTTAACCATTGATACAAGCAAGTTACTACGGATTCGTTTTCGGAATCGATTCGTTCGGACCGAAATCCCCAAAAAAGGGCGTGAGAAGTTCACGCCCTTTTTCTTTGATTATACCAGAGCATACTCTTAGGATGACTTCGTCAGAAAAAGACTCTAAAGAGAGTACGATCGAATTAAAGTCTGGTTACTGCTTCGTGTCGTACCGAACTACGGGACTAGAATTAGGGCAAAATCCATCTTAACGATCTTTCTGCATAATCTTTCTCCGGTGGTTGAGTCCCCATTCCTTTAACGCGTGAATAATGGGCGTTAGCGTATCGGCGTAAACTTCGGCCTGATAAGAGATCTTAACCGGATACCCCTCAATGATGGTTCGTTTAATGAGTTTGTGCTCTTCTAATTCTTTCAATTCCTTGGCTAATACCTTAGGCGTGATGCCCGGAACACTGTTCTGAATGTCCGTGAATCGATCATTACCAACCGAAACCGAGATAATAATGGGCAGTTTCCACTTACCATTAATGACGTCCAGTGTATCCCGAACGGGCTTTATAGTCTCCAGACAATTACAATAATCTTTCTTCGTAGGGGCCATACGTGCTCAATCCATGTTCACTTTCCTCTGGGGGAATACTATACAAAGGAAAGTAAATACTCGTGGTTTTTGCAAAACAATCGATGCTCAGTATAAAAACAGTAATCGTAGGACTCAGTAATGTCACTAGCAAGCTGGTCAGGTATTCGGACCGCAGTAATCCCTCATGGTGTATCCATGCGAAACTAACTTCCATATCGATTCGAAGAAGGTTGCCCCGACCAAACCGTGGGGATTAAAAAATTATTTTATATTGTTGTCGAGTATATTATATTTGTGACAACAAAATATATGTGCGATGAGAAGACTAGAATTTGCCTCCCTTCAAGTTACAAATCTTGAAGTTTCGAAAGACTTTTACACGACCAAACTCGGGTTCGAGGAAGCAGGTATTCCCAACCCACAAGCCTGTGTTTTTAAGTACAAGCAGGGTGAGGCCAGTTTCGCCATCCGAACGCCCATTGGTAACTTGGAAGGAAAAGAATTGGGCATTGGTACCTCACTCTGGTTCGCTATCGATGAAGAAATAGAGGATTTGCAGGCTGAGTTAGTAGCCAAGCAGGTAACGCTAGTAGGACCGATTCAGGTAACACCTTTCGGGAAAATCCTTATTGCCAAAGATCCTGACGGATACAGCATCACCTTTTTAAAGGCCCACTAGCTCGATCATTCTTCACAAATGCTAGCCCCCAACCATGGCCCAAAAAATAGAATTCCATTTTAAAAAGCCCGAAGATAGTCCGGGTTATCTGCTGGGGCAACTGACCCTCTTGTGGCAGCGGAAACAAAAGCGGATCTTAGATCCCTTGGACTTGACGCATACGCAGTTCGCATTGCTTTGTGCAATAGCCTGGCTATCCAGAGAAAGTGATCAGGTGACGCAGATCGATATAGCCCATCAGAGCAATGCCGATCGGATGATGGTATCCAAAGTACTCAGAACCCTGGAAGAGAAGAAATTCATTACGCGTCAGGAGCACCCGACCGATACCCGGGCGAAGACCATCAAACTAACGCCGGATGGAGAAACAGTACTGCAAAAAGCCATCATTAGTGTGGAAACGGCTGATTTAGAATTTTTTCAGCAGTTGGGAATTGAGCTAACCACCTTTAATGCAACCATGGCGGCATTGATCGAACAGAACGCGAAAGACTTATAATGAGGCTTAAATAAAATACTGTTTTCATTACGGCTAACGGGTCAATACCCCAAATAGCTGCAATGAAAACAGTATGCTCAGTAATTCATGAAGTCTTTCTAACCCATTGATAACCTAATAAAATGCAGGGTACGACGCCTAGCATTAACAAAATCCAGAAGCCAATGGGATGTACCGTATTCAGCCAAAGCCATCCAATCATTAAGGACGTGATAGCCCCCACCCAAAGATTAGCCCTTCGCGTACCACCTAACCACGTAGTTACCATTCCACCAAGTATACAACTACAGTACAGACCCAAAAGCTTTATACTGATGAAAGGTACAGCTGTCGTAGGCACTGAAGCCTGCCCTAACCAGGCGTTAGCGGACGGCCCAAACGTACCCTGAATTCGGGCAAAAACGGAACTTAAACCTGCGATAGTAGCAAATCCAGCTAGAACAGGCACTGCCTTTTTGAGTCTCATCGCGTACATTAATCAAGGACAAATTGCAGTTGATCCTTCGTAAGAATGATTTGATCCGTCAACCGATGGTGAGCCTCAGCTTCGGAAGCGTTCTTGAAAGAAGAGGTGAAAGCCTGTAGATTCAATTCGTTTTCTGGTAGAAAAGAGGCGGCATTATTTCGGGCATTGCTTTGAAATTTCTTAGCGATGGGCTGCATAACCGCATTGTAATTCGAAAATGCTCGCAAGAGATCGTTGGGGGAATCGGCCAAGAAATGTGCCAACGCTTTTGCCCCGTAAATGGATAAGGAAGCTCCCATACCGGATAGAGCCGTAGGGCAGTAGCCCGCATCACCCAATAAGAGGACTCTTCCCTGAACGAGGTTAGGAGCGAGAACCATCCCCATTTTGTCGGCAAAGACCAATCCGCTTTCGAGTAATTCAGCCATCAAAGTCTGTACTTCTGTCGAGTAGTTTTGGAATGATTGCTGCAACAGCTGCTTGGCATTTTGCCGCAGGGTAGTAACCTCCTGGGTTTGATGAATATAGCATTGGATCGCCACTTCATCCCTACTGATGGGATAGATGGAAAGCATCTTGTGGACATCAATGAAGGATCTAAAGGAACCGACCTGATACGAATGGTTTTTAGCTAACCGGCCTCCCACGTAAAAGACGTTAAAATCTTCTAGCTGGCTGTCTTTAAAGCACTTTTCGCGGGTAGTAGATCGTAGGCCTTCAGCAATGATGAGAGCATCTGCTTCCAGGATTTCTGTAGTACTTAACGTAACCCTGACTTGATGGGCGTCTTGGTCTACGGAGTCAATGCAGGTACCCATCCGCATATTGACTTTGTCCTGTATGGCCTGATAAATTTCGTGGTGAAGGTCACCCCGGGTGAGGGTGATGGATGGCTCCATGCCTTCACTCATTTTTTGGTAACTAATACGCCGAATAAGGTTTCCCTGACCATCCACAAAGTCCATGAAGTCAGAGGGCGTTGCTGCTTGACGTAAGGGCCCGGCCAAGTGAAGCTCCTCCATAATTTTCACTCCGAAGTTCTTGAGGGAGAGCAGGTAGCCCGCATTCGTAAAGGCCTTGGCCCGTTCTAAAACGGTTATTTCGTGACCCTGTTTTTGAAGAAAAATGGCGGCGGTGAGTCCTGCTATGCCTCCGCCTGAAATAATAATTCGCTTTTTCATGACGCTACGTCTTTTGTTGATAGACTTGGCAAAAGTATTCGTAGGTTTACGAGTAAAATAGCGGTAAAACGATTAATAATAGTCCAAAATCATGCATGTCTCTAACGATAGCCAACAAATGCTTCAGCTGGCAGATAAATTGGGAGTATCGGCCTCTGATCAGCTAAGCGAATTAACCTCTCTGGAGTTTCAGGAAATGAGAGTGGTCGACTTTCTGCCCGAAATGATGATGATGATCCGGTCGCTAGTTTCCAGGGAAGGATTTACGTACGAACGTAAGCCCATTACCATCATCGAAAAGGGGCTGTTAATTTCCTTTCAGAATATGTTCAAGCATGGACAAGAAACGGTAGAAGATATTAGCACGCAGTTAGTTCAGGAAAAGCCGCACGTGCGAATAACTCCTTCACGTATAGCTAGTGAAGTTAGCTTTCCCAAACGATCGCATATCAAGCAGATTACGATATTGATCGAGATGAATTACTTAAAACAGTTTCTTGGAAAAGATCAGTCCAAGTTTAGCCAGCTCTTTGAAGCAGAGAATACCTTTTGGATTGAAGAATTCATGTCACCCGAGATTGCCGTACTGGTAGATGAGATCGTTACGGCAGCTCCCGAAGGAGCACTCCTGGATGCCTATTATCGCCTGAAATCGCTAAATCTGCTTTATTTTCTGTTTAAAAATCTGGCTTACCGGCAAGCAAGTCCTTATCGGTCGATGAGTACGGCGGAAGTGGAGGCCATTTACCGGGTGAGGAATGCGATGAGTGCCTCACTAGATCGGGCGTTGACCATCGTTGAATTGGTTAAATTGAGTGGAATGAATGAATTGAAATTGCGTAAGCTTTTCAAGCAAATATTCGGCAAAGGCTTGTATGACTATTTTCAGCATCTGCGGATGCAGGAGGCCGCCCGCCTTTTGAAGGAGGAGCGACTTTCAGTATCCGAAGCGGGCTACCGTCTTGGGTTTACGAACCTGAGCCATTTCGGCAGGCTCTTTGAAGAATGCATGGGGATGAAGCCTAAGAAATGGACGAGTAAAAACTAACGTTTGGGAGCTAATCAGGGATCGCATCCTTCCAGTAGGTAGACTTCATTCTAACTGCTATAGTTTCATGGTAGTAGTGTCGCCGCTGAATTGCTCCAAACGAGTGGGTACTTAACAAACAGTTATGATCAGCGTCATAAGATCATCAGAACTCATCCTGTAACCCTATTTCAGTGATCGTATGCTCATTCACTATTCAGATCATGCCCCCAGCGAACGGCTTCAAGATTTTGTCTTTACCTTCTGGAAGACCCAGAATACGAGCGGCACCCATAGCCAGTATACGATTTTTCCTGATGCAGGTATTGAATGGATTTGCTCTATTCTTCCTAACCAACCACCGCGGATAGACATTTTTGGCTTATCAACCCACGGACTGGAAATAACGATTCCTGATCAGGCAGTCTTGTTTGGCGTTCGTTTTAAACTGTTAGCCGTTGAGTATCTACTCAAAACCACACTACCAGCTAATTCCAGCCAAGAACTCGATCATCCAGAGAGGTTTGAATTGTCTGCTCAAACCTCTCTGGATGATTTTGTTGAAATTATGAGTGTACAGCTTCAGGAGCAACTCCATTCACTGAACATCGACCCTAGGAAACAGAAGCTGTTAGATTGGGTCTATCGCTCGAAGGGAGCCATATCGGTGCATCAGTTGGCCCTCGAAACGGGTTGGGCTGCTCGACAAATCAATCGGTACTTCACCGCAACGTTTGGACTACCGCTCAAGGAGTATTTAGAACAACTTGCCTTTTTTTCTTCCTTACCTCAAATTGGAGCAGGTGATTTCTACCCACAAGGGTATTACTATGATCAATCCCATTTTATCAGACAAACAAAAAAGCATACGGGTAATACGCCTAAGCAGCTCTACCAACAACGAAATGTCCGATTTGTCCAGTTGGGGGATGATTACAACGAATGATTTCGCCTGTAGAAGTAGTAACGATCGCAAAGGCAGATGTACTGGACGAACCACCTGTCTACTCAAATGAGGCAGGAATGACGCTAATTTCGATCATCAAATGGTCAAAATGAAAATAAAAACCGAAGGTGTTTCTTATTTGCTTTGGCTCACTCTCAAACGTCACCGCTTCGCCCTGAAGTTTTTCATAAATAGCTATTACGGCTTCGCGGTCAGGTTGATAAAAACCAATATGGAAATTTTCGGGGTAGTGTACGGTCTGCTCCTTATTCAGTTGTGCGGACCATAAGACTAAGGCAAATTCATCCGTATTGGTTAAAACAGCCATTCTATCTTTTCGATTGACAATGCATTTAAACCCTAACTGGTTTTCGAACAAGTGGATTGCTTGAGGAACGTCCGTAACGACGATATTAATGTGATTGAGTTTCATGGGATTTGTCTTTCATTGAGCTACAAAATTGGTGGTCAGCCACCCTCGTAAATTGGACAAATCGGACATTCTAACTTTTACTTGTATACGCCAGCTAATCGTCTGTGATTAGTAATTAAGTATCGGTGCCTCCGACATGAATCATTCGAAACGTTTCCTCAATTCGCTTTTCTTCCCTACCAAAGAAATAGATAGGTACGAATAACGCTCAAGAGACTGAAGCCGTTTCAAGATAAATGAATGATCTGTACTTGCGAAAGCCATAAGCTACACGAGGGTTTTGGATGGCTCGTTCCTGTAGCCCCAACCCCAAAATCCATCTTTTCTGTTGCTTGATTAACCTGCCGATTGCTCTTTAGTAACCAAGGGTTCTAATACTTCCCGATGAGCTTCTCCCCATCTCGCTGTCGATTCAATGACGGGGATCAAGGATTCACCTAAGGGCGTGAGCGTATACTCTACCCTTGAAGGTTTTTCATCAAACGTAGTTTTGATCAGGATTCCATGTTCTACTAACTGGCTTAACTGGCTATCCAACAATCGCCGGGACGCTTTGGCAATTTTGCGTTGCAATTCGCCTGGTCGCTGAATGCCTGAATGAATGCACCAAAGGAGTTTAATCTTCCATTTGCCGTTCAGTACTTCCATGAACAGGTGCAGACCGCATTCGATTTCAACGGGTAGTTTTCGTTCGTACATCCTAACAAAGATAAAAAAAATTGGTACGGCTGAATTTAGCCGTACTTGACTCGCCCTTACTTAAGGCGGTCCTTTGTCAAATGAACTACAAACTATTCGGAACCCAGACGGGTTTACCCGCGAGTGAACTCATTTTGGGTGGCTCGCAATTAGGGGATCGCAGTGGCTATGGTACCGCTCCTGAAGAGGCCCTACGCATTCTTTCGGTGTATGCCGATGCGGGTG
This portion of the Siphonobacter curvatus genome encodes:
- a CDS encoding winged helix-turn-helix transcriptional regulator, coding for MAPTKKDYCNCLETIKPVRDTLDVINGKWKLPIIISVSVGNDRFTDIQNSVPGITPKVLAKELKELEEHKLIKRTIIEGYPVKISYQAEVYADTLTPIIHALKEWGLNHRRKIMQKDR
- a CDS encoding helix-turn-helix domain-containing protein, with product MLIHYSDHAPSERLQDFVFTFWKTQNTSGTHSQYTIFPDAGIEWICSILPNQPPRIDIFGLSTHGLEITIPDQAVLFGVRFKLLAVEYLLKTTLPANSSQELDHPERFELSAQTSLDDFVEIMSVQLQEQLHSLNIDPRKQKLLDWVYRSKGAISVHQLALETGWAARQINRYFTATFGLPLKEYLEQLAFFSSLPQIGAGDFYPQGYYYDQSHFIRQTKKHTGNTPKQLYQQRNVRFVQLGDDYNE
- a CDS encoding alkene reductase, with the translated sequence MKIVLTPFSKGGLQLKNHVVMAPMTRSRALNNLPNALMATYYKQRSEAGLIITEGTSPSPEGLGYSRIPGIFSEAQVEGWRAVTRGVHEGGSKIFLQLMHTGRIAHIANLPEGYQPVGLSTIQAVGEIFTDAEGMQEYSVPVALDIAGINRVIHDFVKAAQNAIQAGFDGVELHGANGYLLEQSLHPQVNNRTDAYGGSIENRSRLTLEIAEKIVAAIGPEKVGIRISPYSQLSDMPPYDEFEVHQTYAYLSSELNRLDIAYIHVSDNPAIPQKTHQAIREAFSNTLFIVTD
- a CDS encoding helix-turn-helix domain-containing protein; the protein is MLQLADKLGVSASDQLSELTSLEFQEMRVVDFLPEMMMMIRSLVSREGFTYERKPITIIEKGLLISFQNMFKHGQETVEDISTQLVQEKPHVRITPSRIASEVSFPKRSHIKQITILIEMNYLKQFLGKDQSKFSQLFEAENTFWIEEFMSPEIAVLVDEIVTAAPEGALLDAYYRLKSLNLLYFLFKNLAYRQASPYRSMSTAEVEAIYRVRNAMSASLDRALTIVELVKLSGMNELKLRKLFKQIFGKGLYDYFQHLRMQEAARLLKEERLSVSEAGYRLGFTNLSHFGRLFEECMGMKPKKWTSKN
- a CDS encoding FAD-dependent monooxygenase — protein: MKKRIIISGGGIAGLTAAIFLQKQGHEITVLERAKAFTNAGYLLSLKNFGVKIMEELHLAGPLRQAATPSDFMDFVDGQGNLIRRISYQKMSEGMEPSITLTRGDLHHEIYQAIQDKVNMRMGTCIDSVDQDAHQVRVTLSTTEILEADALIIAEGLRSTTREKCFKDSQLEDFNVFYVGGRLAKNHSYQVGSFRSFIDVHKMLSIYPISRDEVAIQCYIHQTQEVTTLRQNAKQLLQQSFQNYSTEVQTLMAELLESGLVFADKMGMVLAPNLVQGRVLLLGDAGYCPTALSGMGASLSIYGAKALAHFLADSPNDLLRAFSNYNAVMQPIAKKFQSNARNNAASFLPENELNLQAFTSSFKNASEAEAHHRLTDQIILTKDQLQFVLD
- a CDS encoding NAD(P)-dependent alcohol dehydrogenase, yielding MKKVTYNHFGDESVLELVEQAVPSIENNQLLIRVKAVSINPLDWKVYGGEMKLMSGTRFPKSVGVDFSGIVEQAGSATTRFKVGEAVMGLLDVFKGGALADYIVVKETDIALKPASISFEQAAALPVTGLSALQIMDQLAGVRPKQEVLINGASGGIGVFAVQIAKKRGARVTAVVSTDAVTAATQWGADKVIDYTKQSINQLTQRFDVFIDLSTKLSLSEAKPLMKPKGAFVSTLPSPMTLLSSFVNNLISGKKHKILILKPTVEGFKALADLAEAGLQIELAKTYALSNVREAYKEARHQKRMGKSVIVLD
- a CDS encoding MarR family winged helix-turn-helix transcriptional regulator, with translation MAQKIEFHFKKPEDSPGYLLGQLTLLWQRKQKRILDPLDLTHTQFALLCAIAWLSRESDQVTQIDIAHQSNADRMMVSKVLRTLEEKKFITRQEHPTDTRAKTIKLTPDGETVLQKAIISVETADLEFFQQLGIELTTFNATMAALIEQNAKDL
- a CDS encoding VOC family protein; translation: MKLNHINIVVTDVPQAIHLFENQLGFKCIVNRKDRMAVLTNTDEFALVLWSAQLNKEQTVHYPENFHIGFYQPDREAVIAIYEKLQGEAVTFESEPKQIRNTFGFYFHFDHLMIEISVIPASFE
- a CDS encoding winged helix-turn-helix transcriptional regulator, which gives rise to MYERKLPVEIECGLHLFMEVLNGKWKIKLLWCIHSGIQRPGELQRKIAKASRRLLDSQLSQLVEHGILIKTTFDEKPSRVEYTLTPLGESLIPVIESTARWGEAHREVLEPLVTKEQSAG
- a CDS encoding VOC family protein gives rise to the protein MRRLEFASLQVTNLEVSKDFYTTKLGFEEAGIPNPQACVFKYKQGEASFAIRTPIGNLEGKELGIGTSLWFAIDEEIEDLQAELVAKQVTLVGPIQVTPFGKILIAKDPDGYSITFLKAH
- a CDS encoding LLM class flavin-dependent oxidoreductase, with the protein product MLNNQTIAYSLLELALAPQGGTLKETLNNSLALAKEAEALNYTRYWFAEHHNADHIGSNAPAILIGYVAENTRTLRVGSGGIMLPNHSPLIVAEQFGTLAQLYPNRIDLGLGRAPGTDGQTAHAIRSDFMEAAQSFPQEVAKIQAYFSRENQGSKVRAPIAEGTEVPLYILGSSTDSAHLAAKKGLPYAFASHFASTHLLNALAIYRREFQPSPFLSQPYTIAGVNILIADTDEEAEKLFTTLIRMFLGVLTGAKDALQPPTEMTDELRQILKHPTLHQMLKYSFVGSKATVKRQLEAFLAETQVNELIAVSTTYAFEDRIKSIRGFAEVMKEINEKKKMESDVVLAS